The Brassica napus cultivar Da-Ae chromosome C7, Da-Ae, whole genome shotgun sequence genome has a segment encoding these proteins:
- the LOC106407007 gene encoding peroxidase 50, translating into MAAKNLLLLLLSLFLALNLVTAQLSRNFYAGSCHNVEQIVRNAVQQKIQQTFTTIPATLRLYFHDCFVNGCDASVMIASTDNNKAEKDHPDNLSLAGDGFDTVIKAKQALDAVANCRNKVSCADILTIATRDVVNLAGGPRYEVELGRRDGLSSTSDSVEGRLPHPTDDVNQLTTLFAKNGLSRNDMIALSGAHTLGFAHCKLVFNRIYNFNSTTQVDPTVNKDYVAALQGSCPRNVDPSVAINMDPTTPRQFDNVYYKNLQQGKGLFTSDQDLFTDGRSKPVVNLWASNPKLFNQAFVHSMIKLGRVGVRTGRNGNIRRDCGAFN; encoded by the exons ATGGCTGCGAAGAATCTCTTATTGCTTCTTTTATCTCTCTTTCTCGCCCTAAACCTCGTCACCGCTCAACTCAGCCGCAACTTCTACGCCGGAAGTTGTCACAACGTCGAACAAATCGTCAGAAACGCCGTTCAACAAAAGATCCAACAAACTTTCACCACTATCCCCGCTACACTCCGCCTCTATTTCCACGATTGTTTCGTCAAT GGTTGTGATGCCTCGGTGATGATAGCGTCTACGGACAATAATAAGGCGGAGAAGGATCATCCTGATAATTTATCATTGGCCGGAGATGGATTCGACACCGTCATTAAAGCTAAACAAGCACTTGACGCCGTTGCAAATTGTCGTAACAAAGTTTCTTGCGCTGATATTCTCACGATAGCTACTCGTGATGTTGTTAATCTC GCGGGTGGACCAAGATATGAAGTGGAATTAGGAAGGCGTGATGGGTTATCGTCTACGTCGGATAGCGTCGAAGGGAGGCTGCCACATCCGACGGACGACGTCAACCAACTCACTACACTTTTTGCCAAAAACGGACTTAGCCGTAACGACATGATCGCTCTCTCCG GAGCACACACATTAGGATTCGCTCATTGCAAGCTAGTGTTCAACAGGATTTACAATTTCAACAGCACAACTCAAGTAGACCCTACAGTTAACAAAGATTACGTGGCAGCGTTACAAGGGTCATGTCCTAGAAATGTAGATCCAAGCGTGGCTATAAACATGGACCCAACAACACCTAGACAATTCGACAACGTTTACTACAAAAACTTGCAACAAGGAAAAGGATTGTTCACGTCAGATCAAGATTTGTTCACAGATGGTCGGTCTAAGCCAGTCGTTAACTTATGGGCCAGTAATCCAAAGCTGTTTAATCAAGCTTTTGTTCACTCCATGATCAAGCTTGGTAGGGTTGGTGTTAGAACCGGTCGTAATGGTAACATCCGTCGTGATTGTGGAGCCTTCAATTGA
- the LOC106408999 gene encoding LOB domain-containing protein 39 has protein sequence MSCNGCRVLRKGCSETCILRPCLQWIESAESQGHATLFVAKFFGRAGLMSFISAVPELNRPALFQSLLFEACGRTVNPANGAVGILGAGNWHVCQAAVETVLRGGTLRPISDLLESPSLISSNYSSEICNDIGRFSTSRTKLSTSDMKKPPVNRKRSKAERSESVMDVQLNHGLDLTIPVVPVPLLPPTPFRKVVNGERPGSPSEESVTTSCCENGIIGYNKRERKLLNLFV, from the exons ATGAGTTGCAATGGATGTAGAGTTCTTCGAAAAGGTTGCAGCGAAACATGCATCCTTCGTCCTTGTCTCCAATGGATCGAATCCGCCGAGTCACAAGGCCACGCCACCTTGTTCGTCGCTAAATTCTTTGGGCGTGCCGGTCTCATGTCTTTCATCTCCGCCGTACCTGAACTAAACCGCCCTg CTTTGTTTCAGTCCTTGTTGTTTGAAGCGTGTGGGAGGACGGTTAATCCGGCTAACGGAGCGGTTGGTATATTAGGTGCTGGAAACTGGCACGTGTGCCAAGCGGCGGTTGAAACTGTTCTTCGTGGTGGTACTTTACGTCCGATCTCAGATCTCCTTGAATCGCCGTCGTTGATCTCATCCAATTACTCTTCCGAGATCTGTAACGATATTGGCCGTTTCTCGACCTCAAGAACCAAGCTATCTACGTCGGATATGAAAAAACCTCCGGTTAACCGGAAACGGTCGAAGGCCGAACGGTCTGAATCGGTTATGGATGTCCAGTTGAACCACGGGTTAGATCTAACCATTCCGGTTGTACCGGTTCCTTTACTTCCTCCAACGCCGTTTCGTAAGGTGGTCAACGGTGAACGTCCGGGAAGTCCATCGGAGGAGTCTGTTACGACGTCGTGTTGTGAAAATGGAATCATCGGCTataacaaaagagagagaaagttattAAACCTTTTTGTTTAA
- the LOC106432660 gene encoding probable N-acetyltransferase HLS1 isoform X2 has protein sequence MIVVREYDSSRDLADVEAVERRCEVGPSGKLSLFTDLLGDPLCRIRHSPSFLMLVAEMGTEKKEIVGMIRGCIKTVTCGIKLDLNHKSQNDTVKPLYTKLAYVLGLRVSPSHRQGIGLKLVKMMEEWFRQNGAEYSYIATENDNEASVNLFTGKCGYSEFRKPSILVNPVYAHRVNVSRRVTVIKLDPVDAESLYRLRFSTTEFFPGDIDSVLNNELSLGTFVAVPRSSCYGSGSGSWPGSSKFLEYPPESWAVLSVWNCKDSFRLEVRGASRLKRVVAKTTRVVDKTLPFLKLPSIPSVFKPFGLHFMYGIGGEGPQAAKMVKSLCGHAHNLAKDGGCGVLATEVAGEEPLRQGIPHWKVLSCDEDLWCIKRLGEDYSDGAVGDWTTSPPGSSIFVDPREF, from the exons atgaTAGTGGTTAGAGAATACGACTCGAGCAGAGACTTAGCCGATGTGGAGGCTGTGGAGCGACGTTGCGAGGTCGGACCAAGCGGCAAGCTTTCTCTCTTCACCGACCTTTTGGGTGACCCGCTTTGTAGGATCCGACATTCACCTTCTTTCCTTATGTTG GTGGCTGAGATGGGTACGGAGAAGAAGGAGATAGTGGGCATGATTAGAGGTTGCATTAAAACCGTTACATGTGGCATAAAACTCGATTTAAATCATAAATCCCAAAACGACACCGTTAAACCTCTTTACACTAAACTCGCCTACGTTTTGGGCCTCCGTGTCTCTCCTTCTCACAG GCAAGGGATAGGGCTTAAGCTCGTGAAGATGATGGAAGAATGGTTTAGGCAAAACGGCGCCGAATATTCGTATATAGCAACTGAAAACGACAATGAAGCTTCCGTTAATCTATTCACCGGTAAATGCGGTTACTCCGAGTTTCGTAAACCGTCTATCTTGGTCAACCCGGTTTACGCCCACAGAGTCAACGTCTCGCGTCGTGTAACCGTCATTAAATTGGACCCGGTTGATGCAGAGTCGCTGTACCGACTCCGGTTCAGCACAACAGAGTTTTTCCCGGGGGATATCGATTCGGTACTAAATAACGAACTCTCTCTCGGGACTTTCGTGGCGGTGCCACGTAGCAGCTGTTACGGGTCGGGTTCAGGATCATGGCCCGGTTCGTCTAAGTTCCTGGAGTACCCGCCCGAGTCATGGGCCGTGTTGAGCGTTTGGAACTGCAAAGACTCGTTTCGGCTGGAGGTTCGTGGCGCGTCGCGACTGAAACGCGTAGTGGCTAAGACGACGCGTGTGGTTGATAAAACGCTGCCGTTTTTGAAACTCCCTTCGATACCGTCGGTTTTTAAACCGTTTGGGCTTCACTTTATGTATGGGATTGGTGGAGAAGGCCCACAAGCGGCGAAGATGGTGAAGTCATTATGTGGTCACGCGCATAACCTGGCTAAGGATGGTGGTTGCGGCGTTTTGGCTACGGAAGTGGCCGGAGAAGAGCCGTTGCGACAAGGGATACCGCACTGGAAAGTGTTGTCGTGCGATGAGGATCTGTGGTGTATAAAACGGCTTGGGGAAGACTATAGTGATGGTGCAGTTGGTGACTGGACTACATCACCACCTGGTTCCTCCATTTTTGTGGACCCCAGAGAATTTTAA
- the LOC106432660 gene encoding probable N-acetyltransferase HLS1 isoform X1: MIVVREYDSSRDLADVEAVERRCEVGPSGKLSLFTDLLGDPLCRIRHSPSFLMLVAEMGTEKKEIVGMIRGCIKTVTCGIKLDLNHKSQNDTVKPLYTKLAYVLGLRVSPSHRRQGIGLKLVKMMEEWFRQNGAEYSYIATENDNEASVNLFTGKCGYSEFRKPSILVNPVYAHRVNVSRRVTVIKLDPVDAESLYRLRFSTTEFFPGDIDSVLNNELSLGTFVAVPRSSCYGSGSGSWPGSSKFLEYPPESWAVLSVWNCKDSFRLEVRGASRLKRVVAKTTRVVDKTLPFLKLPSIPSVFKPFGLHFMYGIGGEGPQAAKMVKSLCGHAHNLAKDGGCGVLATEVAGEEPLRQGIPHWKVLSCDEDLWCIKRLGEDYSDGAVGDWTTSPPGSSIFVDPREF; encoded by the exons atgaTAGTGGTTAGAGAATACGACTCGAGCAGAGACTTAGCCGATGTGGAGGCTGTGGAGCGACGTTGCGAGGTCGGACCAAGCGGCAAGCTTTCTCTCTTCACCGACCTTTTGGGTGACCCGCTTTGTAGGATCCGACATTCACCTTCTTTCCTTATGTTG GTGGCTGAGATGGGTACGGAGAAGAAGGAGATAGTGGGCATGATTAGAGGTTGCATTAAAACCGTTACATGTGGCATAAAACTCGATTTAAATCATAAATCCCAAAACGACACCGTTAAACCTCTTTACACTAAACTCGCCTACGTTTTGGGCCTCCGTGTCTCTCCTTCTCACAG GAGGCAAGGGATAGGGCTTAAGCTCGTGAAGATGATGGAAGAATGGTTTAGGCAAAACGGCGCCGAATATTCGTATATAGCAACTGAAAACGACAATGAAGCTTCCGTTAATCTATTCACCGGTAAATGCGGTTACTCCGAGTTTCGTAAACCGTCTATCTTGGTCAACCCGGTTTACGCCCACAGAGTCAACGTCTCGCGTCGTGTAACCGTCATTAAATTGGACCCGGTTGATGCAGAGTCGCTGTACCGACTCCGGTTCAGCACAACAGAGTTTTTCCCGGGGGATATCGATTCGGTACTAAATAACGAACTCTCTCTCGGGACTTTCGTGGCGGTGCCACGTAGCAGCTGTTACGGGTCGGGTTCAGGATCATGGCCCGGTTCGTCTAAGTTCCTGGAGTACCCGCCCGAGTCATGGGCCGTGTTGAGCGTTTGGAACTGCAAAGACTCGTTTCGGCTGGAGGTTCGTGGCGCGTCGCGACTGAAACGCGTAGTGGCTAAGACGACGCGTGTGGTTGATAAAACGCTGCCGTTTTTGAAACTCCCTTCGATACCGTCGGTTTTTAAACCGTTTGGGCTTCACTTTATGTATGGGATTGGTGGAGAAGGCCCACAAGCGGCGAAGATGGTGAAGTCATTATGTGGTCACGCGCATAACCTGGCTAAGGATGGTGGTTGCGGCGTTTTGGCTACGGAAGTGGCCGGAGAAGAGCCGTTGCGACAAGGGATACCGCACTGGAAAGTGTTGTCGTGCGATGAGGATCTGTGGTGTATAAAACGGCTTGGGGAAGACTATAGTGATGGTGCAGTTGGTGACTGGACTACATCACCACCTGGTTCCTCCATTTTTGTGGACCCCAGAGAATTTTAA
- the LOC106410853 gene encoding BTB/POZ domain-containing protein NPY5 → MKFMKLGSKPDSFQSEGDNVRYVSSDLATDVIVTIGDVKFYLHKFPLLSKSARLQKLIATTSSSSSNEDNEIHQEEDEIVIPEIPGGPASFEICAKFCYGMTVTLNAYNVVAARCAAEFLEMHETVEKGNLVYKIEVFLNSSILQSWKDSIITLQTTRALSPHAEELKLTGRCLESIASRACIDTSRVEWSYTYSKKKDLDNGLRRPQAVPRDWWVEDLCDLHIDLYKRVIATIESRGKVSADVIGEALHAYATKRVPGFSKSSSSVQITDYDKYRALVGSIIEVVPEEKRSVSSSFLTKLLRASIFLGCDEETGLINRVGERLDEASLGDVMVYDVDLMLNLVEVFLKSRSEEDDVTRKASVAKLVDGYLAERSRDSDKLTLQKFLTLAEMVSSFPRQSHDGVYRAIDMFLKEHPEISKSEKKRICRLMDCRKLSVEACAHAVQNERLPMRVVVQVLFFEQARANNNNGSSSTGNSTPEIIPASRSTNTEDETESWDTEDIKTLRGELASLRLAKNQQQESNKGKLVKGGGLGVSRVFSKLWSGKERSGEMMSSSGTSSPGSVNDDSKSSSSTNKKH, encoded by the exons ATGAAGTTCATGAAACTTGGATCCAAACCTGATTCATTTCAATCTGAAGGAGACAATGTTAG GTATGTATCAAGTGACTTAGCAACAGATGTTATTGTAACCATTGGCGATGTCAAGTTCTATCTTCACAAG TTTCCATTGCTGTCCAAGAGCGCACGCTTACAGAAACTAATAGcaacaacatcatcatcatcatccaacGAAGACAACGAGATTCATCAAGAAGAAGACGAGATCGTCATACCAGAGATCCCCGGCGGTCCTGCTTCATTTGAGATCTGTGCTAAGTTCTGCTACGGCATGACCGTTACGCTAAACGCTTACAACGTAGTCGCCGCTCGCTGCGCAGCCGAGTTTCTTGAGATGCACGAAACCGTGGAAAAGGGGAACCTCGTTTACAAGATCGAAGTGTTCTTGAACTCGAGCATACTCCAAAGCTGGAAAGACTCGATCATCACGCTTCAGACCACTAGAGCTCTGTCTCCGCACGCCGAAGAGCTGAAGCTAACGGGCCGTTGCCTCGAGTCCATCGCCTCTAGGGCTTGCATCGATACTTCGAGGGTCGAATGGTCTTACACTTACAGCAAGAAGAAGGATCTCGACAATGGTTTAAGGAGACCGCAGGCTGTTCCTAGAGACTGGTGGGTTGAGGATCTTTGTGATCTTCATATAGATTTGTATAAGCGAGTGATCGCTACTATAGAATCAAGAGGGAAAGTCTCAGCTGATGTTATCGGTGAAGCGTTGCACGCTTATGCGACCAAAAGGGTTCCAGGGTTCAGCAAGAGCAGTAGCTCGGTACAGATCACTGACTATGATAAGTACAGAGCTTTGGTTGGTTCCATCATTGAGGTGGTTCCTGAGGAGAAACGAAGCGTTTCTTCCTCTTTCTTGACTAAGCTGCTGCGAGCTTCCATCTTTCTTGGCTGTGATGAAGAAACAGGGTTGATAAACAGAGTCGGCGAGCGGCTAGATGAGGCTAGTTTGGGTGATGTTATGGTCTATGATGTTGACTTGATGCTGAACTTAGTTGAGGTGTTCTTGAAATCTCGctctgaagaagatgatgtaaCAAGAAAAGCATCGGTTGCCAAGCTTGTTGACGGCTATTTAGCTGAAAGATCGAGGGATTCTGATAAGTTGACTCTTCAGAAGTTTCTAACACTCGCGGAGATGGTCTCAAGCTTTCCAAGACAGTCTCACGACGGGGTTTATCGCGCTATCGATATGTTTCTTAAG GAACATCCGGAGATCAGCAAGAGCGAGAAGAAGAGAATCTGCAGGCTAATGGACTGTAGGAAGCTATCAGTAGAAGCTTGCGCGCACGCTGTTCAGAACGAGAGGTTACCAATGCGTGTGGTGGTGCAAGTGCTCTTCTTCGAACAGGCTAGAGCTAACAACAACAACGGTTCGTCATCAACGGGAAACAGCACGCCTGAGATCATTCCTGCTTCGAGGTCGACGAATACTGAGGATGAGACTGAGTCTTGGGACACGGAAGATATAAAGACGTTGAGGGGTGAGTTAGCAAGTCTAAGACTCGCAAAGAATCAGCAGCAGGAGAGTAATAAAGGGAAGCTGGTGAAAGGAGGAGGGTTGGGAGTTTCTAGAGTGTTTTCGAAGCTTTGGTCTGGTAAAGAGAGGAGTGGAGAGATGATGAGTAGCTCGGGGACTTCGAGTCCTGGTTCTGTTAATGATGACTCTAAGTCTTCCTCTTCAACAAACAAGAAGCATTAG
- the BNAC07G46620D gene encoding uncharacterized protein BNAC07G46620D has protein sequence MDPQHTGDLMKHLEKQNELLKETQKTMSHELQKLMVEEEMMMHKLCELMVTHRKNKKEMKKTQYLLEGKETVEPSVVTVEAQRPPIIYQYRRRKSKAQQETVQVSNGSDIDKGF, from the exons ATGGACCCGCAACATACCGGTGATTTGATGAA GCATTTGGAGAAGCAGAATGAGTTACTCAAGGAAACTCAGAAGACCATGTCACATGAACTCCAAAAACTCATG gtggaagaagagatgatgaTGCATAAACTATGTGAGCTAATGGTTACTCATCGTAAAAACAAGAAG GAAATGAAGAAAACTCAGTATCTGTTGGAAGGTAAAGAAACAGTCGAACCTTCTGTTGTTACAGTTGAGGCCCAACGCCCACCCATCATATACCAATACAGAAGGAGGAAGAGCAAGGCCCAGCAAGAAACAGTTCAGGTCTCCAATGGATCAGACATCGATAAAGGTTTCTAA
- the LOC106406981 gene encoding BTB/POZ and TAZ domain-containing protein 5, with translation MKNINVYSPECSPVNVSLPPPPPPPVKSNSGTELKKSTDMLLQKCNSFASKATRDSWDRMFDEAHGADVLIHTDDNGLIYAHSNVIAMASDVIRGMVKQDKKKPHRKSISILGVPHDAVRVFIRFLYSSCYEKQDMEDFAIHILVLSHVYVVPHLKRVCESHFENTLLNKENVIDVFQLALLCDAPRLALLCHRMILNSFEEVSTSEGWQAMKQSHPSLQKELLRSVSYELNSLKQKSRKQKEIQTYTQLYDAMEAFVHICRDGCREIGPTKIENPHASCGFQACNGLEQLLKHMAGCKLRSIPGGCSRCKRMWQLLELHSRICVDSEQCRVPLCGDFNERMKKQSRKDEKRWKLLVKNVLSTKRIGGSPYFLEAIDVTL, from the exons ATGAAGAACATCAACGTTTATTCACCAGAATGTTCACCGGTAAACGTCTCattaccaccaccaccaccacctccggTAAAATCAAACTCCGGCACGGAGTTGAAGAAGTCAACGGATATGCTTTTACAAAAATGCAATAGCTTTGCTTCTAAAGCTACAAGAGATTCATGGGATCGTATGTTCGACGAAGCTCATGGAGCTGATGTTTTGATCCATACAGATGATAATGGCTTGATCTACGCCCATTCTAACGTCATC GCAATGGCTTCAGATGTGATCAGAGGAATGGTGAAGCAAGACAAGAAAAAACCTCATCGTAAATCAATCTCAATCCTCGGTGTTCCTCACGATGCTGTCCGCGTTTTCATTCGATTCTTATACTCTTCTTG CTACGAGAAACAAGACATGGAAGACTTCGCAATACATATTCTTGTACTATCACACGTCTACGTTGTTCCGCATCTGAAACGAGTGTGCGAGTCACACTTCGAAAACACTCTGCTCAACAAAGAGAATGTGATTGATGTGTTTCAGCTAGCTCTTCTCTGCGACGCTCCACGCCTCGCTCTTCTCTGCCACAGAATGATTCTAAATAGCTTTGAAGAAGTCTCTACTTCCGAAGGATGGCAGGCCATGAAACAAAGCCACCCTAGTCTTCAGAAAGAACTCTTACGCTCCGTCTCCTACGAGCTTAAC AGCTTGAAGCAAAAAAGCAGGAAACAGAAAGAAATACAGACATACACTCAGCTCTACGATGCAATGGAAGCTTTTGTCCACATATGTAGAGATGGATGCAGAGAGATCGGTCCAACAAAGATTGAAAACCCGCACGCCTCTTGCGGGTTTCAAGCGTGCAACGGTCTAGAGCAGCTGCTGAAACATATGGCGGGATGCAAGCTGAGATCAATCCCTGGTGGTTGCAGCCGTTGCAAGAGAATGTGGCAGCTTCTTGAGCTTCATTCGCGTATCTGCGTGGACTCGGAGCAGTGCAGAGTCCCTCTTTGCGGTGACTTCAACGAGAGGATGAAGAAACAGAGCAGGAAAGATGAGAAGAGGTGGAAACTTTTGGTGAAGAATGTTTTGAGCACCAAGAGAATTGGAGGGTCTCCATACTTTTTGGAGGCTATTGATGTTACTCTATGA